The genomic stretch AGACGATGCTCGTGGGCCACAGGTCGAAGCGCACGCGGTACACCCTGCCCGGGGCCATCGGCCGCCCGCGCTCGAACCCCTCGCGGAACCGCAGCCGCAGCCGCCCATCACAGATGTTGTAGGAGCGCCCGTTCGGATGTACGTCGCAGAGCGTGACGAACAGGTCCGTGTCGGGGGCGTCGCTTGAGAACCAGATGTCGGCGCGCGGGGTGCCCGTCACCTCGATCGGGGCGGGCAGGGGCTCGCCTGTGAACACCAGCAGGTCTCTGCGGCCTTCGACGCGCGACTGCTCCATCGGCCCCGCCGGGATCGTCAGGTGCGTCCCTCCCACTCCCGGCGTGGGATCGGCGGGATCGTAGACGTAGGTGAGCGCCGCGTCGGAGGAGTCCGGCGCCGCGAGCGAGAGCGATCGGTTCGAGCGCAAGTAAAGCGGGGTCTCGCGAGTCGGAACGGGGGGCCAGCGGTCGGCGGTGCGCCACTGGTTGCCGGGCGCCGACGGGTCGGTGGTGTCCCCCATGACGTAGTAGGTGACGGCCGGTTCGCGGTCGACGCCGTTCTGGACGCCCTTCAGGTACCGGTCAAACCACGCCCAGGGGTCGGCCACCTTGCCCGGAGGCCGGTTGCCGATGGGGAACTGCAGCTCGCCGGCCGTCGACTGGAAGATGCCGTGCGTCCACGGGCCCATCACGAGCTTTTGGTGGCCTCGGGCGCGCGGGCCGCCGTGCGTCTGGTACCCCTGGAACGCCTCGATGGTGCCGCGCGCGAAGATGTCGTACCAGCCGCCGACGTGTACCGCCGGAGCGTCCACCTTCGCGTAGCGCAGCGCCAGATCGCGCGTGCGCCAGTACGAGTCGTAGGTCGGGTGGGCGGTCCAGCGCGATAGGGCGTCCGGCGCGTACCTGGTGGCGCGCAGCCAGTCCTCCGCAAGCGCCCGCTTGAAAACGCCGCCGGGATAGACGACGTCCGGGTAGAAGCTGCCGGCGCCCACGT from Chthonomonadales bacterium encodes the following:
- a CDS encoding CocE/NonD family hydrolase, with the protein product MRRLALLASLFALTALAACRLSTAQAVAAPAAGMRTERVAMRDGTRLATDIYLPAGGGRHPAILLRTPYNKDGGASLGADGARRGYAIVVQDTRGRFASEGLNLPFESDGWWDGRWDGYDTLEWISRQPWCDSHIGTSGGSALGVAQLLAAGTGTRRIAAQVVHVGAGSFYPDVVYPGGVFKRALAEDWLRATRYAPDALSRWTAHPTYDSYWRTRDLALRYAKVDAPAVHVGGWYDIFARGTIEAFQGYQTHGGPRARGHQKLVMGPWTHGIFQSTAGELQFPIGNRPPGKVADPWAWFDRYLKGVQNGVDREPAVTYYVMGDTTDPSAPGNQWRTADRWPPVPTRETPLYLRSNRSLSLAAPDSSDAALTYVYDPADPTPGVGGTHLTIPAGPMEQSRVEGRRDLLVFTGEPLPAPIEVTGTPRADIWFSSDAPDTDLFVTLCDVHPNGRSYNICDGRLRLRFREGFERGRPMAPGRVYRVRFDLWPTSIVFNRGHRIRVQIASCNAPGYDPNPNTGAPFRSGPERRPARNSVRADAAHASRLLLPVAVP